The following proteins come from a genomic window of Brevibacillus antibioticus:
- a CDS encoding ABC transporter permease, producing MRKTGLYLLLLPGVLFLTLFMVIPIVMTIASTFYQEGSFTIQGYLQFLTDAYFLKIMLTTLQVSLVTTIACVLIGFPAAYYISKLGPRKKGILLALAIFPLLTSSVVRSFSWMIILGKKGLLNSSLLAIGLIDKPLEILYTPTAMMIGLIHLFLPLIIITLVGVMENIDPDLLKAAESLGASKLTAFWKVIVPLSVPGLIIGSILVFVGSLTAYTTPALLGGKQRVISTFLYQNAITLNDWHLASVIATIMIVITFVVIYFMNKLATKLNPKG from the coding sequence GAAAAACGGGTCTTTATTTATTGCTTTTGCCAGGTGTGCTGTTTTTGACGCTGTTCATGGTCATTCCGATCGTGATGACGATTGCATCCACCTTTTATCAAGAGGGTAGCTTTACGATCCAAGGATATCTTCAGTTTCTTACCGACGCGTACTTCCTGAAAATTATGCTGACAACGTTGCAGGTCAGTCTGGTCACGACGATTGCGTGTGTTCTGATCGGTTTTCCTGCCGCGTACTACATTTCCAAGCTCGGCCCACGCAAAAAAGGCATCCTGCTGGCATTGGCGATTTTTCCTTTGCTGACCAGCTCTGTCGTGCGGTCGTTCTCTTGGATGATTATTCTCGGAAAAAAGGGCTTATTGAACAGCTCGCTGCTTGCAATCGGGCTCATCGATAAGCCGTTGGAAATATTGTATACGCCGACTGCGATGATGATTGGTTTGATTCATTTGTTCCTGCCGCTGATCATTATTACGCTGGTAGGGGTGATGGAAAACATCGATCCAGATTTGCTGAAGGCGGCGGAGAGCTTGGGCGCTTCCAAGCTGACTGCCTTCTGGAAGGTCATTGTGCCACTTAGTGTACCGGGACTTATCATTGGTAGCATTCTGGTGTTTGTCGGAAGCTTGACGGCCTACACGACGCCTGCTCTGCTAGGTGGAAAACAGCGGGTTATCTCCACGTTCCTGTATCAAAATGCGATTACACTCAACGACTGGCATCTGGCCTCTGTCATTGCCACGATCATGATTGTCATTACATTTGTCGTCATCTACTTCATGAACAAGCTGGCGACGAAATTAAATCCGAAGGGGTAG
- a CDS encoding ABC transporter permease: protein MQEKNRGLALFTSLVFLFLLGPLIIISFTSFEPGSVLKFPPEGFSWRWYENIFKVEMFMTTFKTSMFVSLLGNLLALLLGIPAAYALSRFDFRGKGILNGIFISPVLIPGIVMGFAMLKYVIVVYNLPIYAGLLVGHTVLMLPFIIRVIASSLSNFDFAIEEAALSLGAGRLETFFKVVLPNIRSGIIAAILIAFLESFNNVDISVFMTGPGVSTLPIQMLTYVENNFDPTIAAISVLLMIFTAILMFIIERLMGLSYFTKR, encoded by the coding sequence ATGCAGGAGAAAAATCGCGGGTTGGCCCTGTTTACCTCTCTCGTCTTTCTGTTTTTGCTAGGGCCGCTCATTATCATTTCTTTTACGTCGTTTGAGCCGGGGAGCGTCTTGAAGTTTCCGCCGGAGGGCTTTTCCTGGCGGTGGTACGAAAACATTTTTAAGGTAGAAATGTTCATGACGACGTTCAAGACGTCGATGTTTGTTTCCTTGCTGGGCAATCTCTTGGCGCTCTTGTTGGGGATTCCGGCAGCTTATGCACTCAGTCGCTTTGATTTTCGCGGCAAAGGCATCTTGAATGGCATTTTTATCTCACCTGTCCTGATTCCGGGTATCGTGATGGGTTTTGCCATGCTGAAATATGTCATTGTCGTATATAATTTGCCGATTTATGCGGGACTTCTCGTCGGTCATACGGTGCTGATGCTTCCATTTATCATTCGCGTCATTGCGTCTTCCTTGTCCAACTTTGACTTCGCCATTGAAGAAGCGGCGCTGAGTCTTGGGGCAGGTCGCCTTGAAACCTTTTTCAAAGTCGTCTTGCCGAATATTCGCTCCGGGATTATTGCTGCGATTCTGATCGCTTTTCTGGAGTCGTTCAACAACGTAGATATCTCTGTTTTCATGACGGGACCAGGGGTAAGCACGCTGCCGATCCAGATGCTGACGTACGTAGAAAACAACTTCGATCCGACGATCGCCGCGATTTCCGTGCTGCTCATGATTTTTACGGCTATTCTCATGTTCATCATTGAACGTCTGATGGGGCTTTCCTACTTTACAAAACGATAA
- a CDS encoding ABC transporter ATP-binding protein, with product MALLTLENVSVAYDNQYILQNFNLNIEKGQLISLLGPSGCGKTTTLRLIAGFLEAKDGRFMFEGKDYTRVPVNKRNFGFVFQSYALFPHLSVFDNVAFGLRLRKVNETEVKSRVQQILEVVSLGGYEKRFPKELSGGQRQRVAIARALVIQPDLLLFDEPLSNLDANLRINMRVEIRRIQQELGITTVYVSHDQEECFSISDQVAIMNKGVIEQLDDPATIFKYPKTEFIARFIGFTNFIDFAERTEQNGEIGLRVGDHHFTASKNPGTANPSGKKCAMRPDDLLVTTEESAEPGMNRLRGTVKVSTFLGRSYQYVVETELGDFTVNQEMETPYKTGLNVNLLFPKDKVVLVD from the coding sequence ATGGCATTGCTCACGCTGGAAAACGTATCGGTTGCCTATGACAATCAATATATTTTGCAAAACTTCAATCTCAATATCGAAAAAGGACAGCTCATCTCTTTGCTCGGTCCGAGCGGTTGCGGAAAGACGACGACGTTACGCCTGATTGCGGGTTTTCTGGAAGCAAAAGATGGACGATTCATGTTTGAAGGAAAAGATTATACGCGCGTTCCGGTCAATAAACGCAACTTCGGGTTTGTGTTTCAGAGCTATGCGCTGTTTCCGCACCTTTCTGTTTTTGATAACGTGGCATTCGGTCTGCGCCTACGTAAGGTCAATGAAACAGAGGTAAAGAGTCGCGTACAGCAAATCCTCGAAGTCGTGAGTCTCGGCGGCTATGAAAAGCGTTTCCCGAAGGAGCTGTCCGGTGGTCAAAGACAGCGCGTGGCGATTGCACGGGCACTGGTGATTCAGCCTGACCTGCTGTTGTTCGATGAGCCGCTCAGTAACCTCGATGCCAACCTGCGGATCAACATGCGCGTAGAAATCCGTCGCATTCAGCAGGAGCTGGGAATTACGACTGTATACGTATCGCATGACCAGGAGGAGTGCTTCTCCATTTCTGATCAGGTGGCGATTATGAACAAGGGTGTGATTGAGCAGCTCGACGATCCAGCTACGATTTTTAAATACCCAAAGACGGAGTTTATCGCTCGCTTTATTGGTTTTACCAACTTCATCGACTTCGCAGAGCGTACCGAGCAGAACGGAGAAATTGGCTTGCGTGTCGGTGACCATCATTTTACCGCGTCCAAAAATCCGGGCACGGCGAATCCGTCCGGCAAAAAATGCGCAATGCGACCAGATGACCTCCTCGTGACGACAGAAGAGAGCGCCGAGCCGGGAATGAACCGTCTGCGCGGGACGGTAAAGGTAAGCACGTTTTTGGGACGCAGCTATCAATATGTCGTGGAAACAGAGCTGGGCGACTTCACGGTCAATCAGGAGATGGAGACGCCTTACAAGACTGGCCTAAACGTCAATCTGCTGTTTCCAAAAGACAAAGTGGTACTCGTGGACTAA
- a CDS encoding adenine deaminase: protein MKVDLLIQDVQVFNSYFKKFIKGNVAVLDERFFYIGERSTETFEAAEIVDGQGRYMIPGLVDIHLHIESTMVTPETFSYGLIQNGVTTIVPEPHEMANVFGIEGIKEMIRASRDCVVDMLYAIPSSVPATSMETTGGSVEIADMDELLRSEEIICLGEIMNYVDIIKDPDCKTNRILEHIRKTYPKLVIEGHVPKLLDLDLHRVIYAGVDSDHTHQTREGMEARIAAGMFLEIQEKSMTDEVMDYLIKEDVSEHFCFVTDDVMTDSLVNRGHLNHIVKKAIQMGMQPERAIYASTFTPARRMNMTDRGAIAPGKIADFLLLSNLHELKIERVYKDGKKAYDVKEEYRQVVKEKQFPAHFYESIKLSPLTEQDFHVTVDAPDNRYPCRVMLVQNGSTFTEDHRGIAEVREGQLLWEESPYGLIAVFERYGKNGNRGYGLISGDTIKRGAVATSYSHDNHNLLVVGHNPHDMMVAANEVIRNQGGFYVVEDGKVIASLHLPVGGILTEEPLEKTAKEVEQLRRAMESLGYNHYNPIMSISTHSLPVSPALKLTDLGLIDVNDGKIVPLLLM, encoded by the coding sequence GTGAAGGTCGATTTGTTGATTCAAGACGTTCAAGTGTTTAACAGCTATTTTAAAAAGTTCATCAAAGGAAACGTCGCTGTTTTGGATGAACGCTTCTTCTATATTGGTGAGCGGAGTACGGAAACATTCGAAGCTGCCGAGATCGTGGACGGACAAGGCCGCTACATGATTCCTGGTCTGGTCGATATCCACTTGCATATTGAGAGCACGATGGTGACGCCGGAGACGTTTTCCTATGGCTTGATTCAAAACGGAGTGACGACGATCGTACCGGAGCCGCATGAGATGGCCAATGTGTTCGGAATCGAAGGGATCAAAGAAATGATTCGTGCGAGCCGTGATTGTGTCGTTGATATGCTGTACGCGATCCCGAGCTCTGTACCAGCTACCTCAATGGAAACGACAGGTGGGTCTGTCGAGATTGCAGACATGGACGAGCTCTTGCGTTCCGAAGAGATCATTTGCCTCGGCGAAATCATGAATTACGTAGACATCATCAAGGACCCTGACTGCAAGACCAATCGCATCCTGGAGCATATCCGCAAGACATATCCAAAGCTCGTCATCGAGGGGCACGTCCCGAAATTGCTTGATTTGGACCTGCATCGCGTCATTTATGCGGGGGTGGACTCCGATCATACGCACCAGACGCGTGAGGGCATGGAAGCGAGAATTGCAGCAGGCATGTTTCTAGAGATTCAAGAAAAATCGATGACGGATGAAGTTATGGACTATTTGATCAAAGAAGATGTTTCCGAGCATTTTTGCTTTGTGACGGATGATGTGATGACCGATTCTTTGGTCAATCGTGGACATTTGAACCATATCGTGAAAAAAGCCATTCAAATGGGCATGCAGCCAGAACGCGCGATCTACGCAAGTACATTTACTCCAGCCAGACGTATGAACATGACGGATCGAGGGGCGATTGCTCCCGGCAAAATAGCGGACTTCCTGTTACTGTCTAATCTGCATGAGCTCAAAATCGAGCGCGTCTACAAAGATGGGAAGAAGGCTTACGACGTCAAGGAAGAGTACCGACAAGTAGTTAAAGAGAAGCAGTTTCCTGCGCATTTTTATGAGAGCATCAAGCTATCGCCGCTTACAGAGCAAGACTTCCATGTCACAGTAGATGCTCCGGACAATCGCTATCCATGTCGGGTCATGCTCGTTCAAAACGGTTCTACATTTACAGAGGATCACCGTGGAATCGCTGAGGTACGGGAAGGACAACTCTTGTGGGAGGAGAGCCCGTACGGCTTGATCGCCGTCTTTGAACGCTATGGCAAAAACGGCAACCGCGGTTACGGCTTGATCAGCGGTGATACGATCAAGCGAGGTGCGGTAGCTACCAGCTACTCGCATGACAACCACAATCTCTTGGTTGTCGGACACAATCCGCACGATATGATGGTCGCAGCCAATGAAGTCATCCGCAACCAGGGCGGCTTTTACGTAGTCGAGGATGGCAAGGTGATCGCGAGTCTTCATTTGCCAGTCGGAGGCATTTTGACAGAGGAACCATTGGAAAAGACTGCAAAGGAAGTCGAGCAGCTCCGCCGTGCTATGGAGTCGCTTGGTTACAATCACTACAACCCAATCATGTCGATCAGCACGCATTCCTTACCGGTCAGTCCAGCCTTGAAGCTGACAGATCTGGGGTTGATCGATGTAAATGACGGGAAAATAGTTCCGTTGCTGTTGATGTAA